A window from Candidatus Margulisiibacteriota bacterium encodes these proteins:
- a CDS encoding ROK family protein, whose product MIIGIDLGGTKIAAALAAPTGKIITDVNIPTEAQKGQKQVIDNLKKAVYALIRGQKTKISCIGIGVPGPIDYETGIVIEPPNLPGWKKVNLKKILEKEFHVPVHVDNDANCAALGEAYFGAGRQARHFIYITISTGIGGGIIIDRKIYRGAIGAAGEFGHMIIDSKGYTCGCGNVGCFEALASGTAIKRRSGMDAIAVELAARQGDPKAIKVINETAHYLAIGISNLVNIFNPEMVILGGGVSKMRELLLNPIKSEFKKYALTLPAKNVKIVRAKLGSESGVLGAVALCL is encoded by the coding sequence ATGATCATCGGCATTGACCTGGGCGGGACAAAGATCGCGGCGGCACTGGCAGCCCCGACCGGCAAGATCATCACCGACGTCAATATCCCGACCGAGGCCCAGAAGGGACAAAAACAGGTCATCGATAACCTGAAAAAAGCGGTTTACGCTTTGATCCGCGGCCAAAAGACCAAGATCAGCTGTATCGGTATCGGCGTCCCCGGCCCGATCGACTACGAGACCGGCATCGTCATCGAACCCCCGAACCTCCCCGGCTGGAAAAAAGTTAACCTGAAAAAAATATTGGAAAAGGAATTCCACGTCCCGGTCCACGTCGATAACGACGCCAACTGCGCCGCCCTGGGCGAGGCGTACTTCGGTGCCGGCCGGCAAGCCCGCCATTTTATTTACATCACCATCTCGACCGGGATCGGCGGCGGGATCATTATCGACCGGAAGATCTACCGCGGGGCGATCGGCGCGGCCGGCGAGTTCGGCCACATGATCATCGACTCCAAAGGGTACACCTGCGGCTGCGGCAACGTCGGCTGTTTCGAAGCGCTCGCTTCCGGAACGGCGATCAAGCGGCGCTCCGGCATGGACGCGATCGCGGTGGAATTGGCCGCCCGGCAAGGCGACCCCAAGGCGATCAAGGTGATCAACGAAACGGCCCATTACCTGGCGATCGGTATTTCCAACCTGGTCAATATCTTTAACCCGGAGATGGTCATCCTGGGGGGCGGCGTCTCCAAGATGCGCGAGCTGCTGCTGAACCCGATCAAGTCCGAATTTAAAAAATACGCCCTCACCCTGCCGGCCAAGAACGTCAAGATCGTCCGCGCCAAGCTCGGTTCCGAGTCGGGCGTCCTGGGAGCGGTCGCGCTGTGTCTCTAG
- the hisH gene encoding imidazole glycerol phosphate synthase subunit HisH has product MSLAIVDYGAGNLRSVQKAFQHVGIPAEITRDKAAIRGAKGVVLPGVGSFDSAIIELRSYGLEAVIEEAIALGKPFLGICLGMQHLFESSAEGKQKGLAILPGKVEKFNFAGTPWSNQSIPHMGWNRLHFKHKAPIFDGIEEGAMMYFAHSYHAVTADETTVATRTDYGIEFISSVWKDNLFGIQFHPEKSGEKGLQIMKNFGRLCK; this is encoded by the coding sequence GTGTCTCTAGCGATCGTCGACTACGGGGCCGGGAACCTCCGGAGCGTCCAGAAGGCATTCCAGCATGTGGGCATCCCGGCCGAGATCACCCGGGATAAAGCGGCCATTCGCGGCGCCAAAGGCGTTGTCCTCCCCGGCGTCGGCTCGTTCGATTCCGCCATCATTGAGCTGCGCAGCTACGGCCTGGAAGCGGTGATCGAAGAAGCGATCGCGCTCGGCAAGCCGTTCCTCGGCATCTGTCTCGGGATGCAGCACCTGTTCGAATCGTCCGCGGAAGGTAAACAAAAAGGCTTAGCCATCTTGCCCGGCAAGGTTGAAAAGTTCAATTTTGCCGGCACTCCCTGGTCCAACCAGAGCATCCCCCACATGGGTTGGAACCGGCTCCACTTCAAGCACAAAGCCCCGATCTTTGACGGGATCGAGGAAGGGGCGATGATGTATTTTGCCCACTCCTACCACGCGGTCACCGCCGACGAAACAACGGTTGCCACCAGGACCGATTATGGTATAGAATTTATCTCGAGCGTCTGGAAAGACAACCTGTTCGGGATCCAGTTCCACCCGGAGAAGAGCGGCGAAAAAGGGCTGCAGATCATGAAGAATTTTGGGAGATTATGCAAATGA
- the groES gene encoding co-chaperone GroES, translated as MVSKKLTPIGDRIVIKPEPEETKTKSGIVLPDAAKEKPSEGTVVAVGSGRILDNGQKVSPEVKIGDKVIYSKYGGTEVKLEGDEFIILAERDILAIKG; from the coding sequence ATGGTAAGCAAAAAGTTGACGCCGATCGGCGATCGGATCGTCATTAAGCCCGAACCGGAAGAGACCAAGACCAAATCGGGGATCGTGCTGCCGGACGCCGCGAAGGAGAAGCCGTCGGAAGGGACGGTGGTCGCGGTCGGCAGCGGCCGAATTTTAGACAATGGCCAGAAAGTGTCGCCGGAAGTGAAAATCGGTGATAAGGTCATCTACAGCAAATACGGCGGGACCGAGGTCAAGCTCGAAGGCGATGAATTTATTATCCTGGCCGAGCGGGATATTTTAGCGATCAAAGGATAG
- a CDS encoding methyltransferase domain-containing protein, which translates to MNKLHLGCGPKVFPGWINCDIAPAEKIPADLRQYYRRLDLSAPLPFENDSADLIYSEDFIEHFEQSLVMLMLVEQHRVLKPEGTVRISTPSLAYWMAPEKMRERGGGIVSYHDFFKLVQTHWLQFRHKLLFTPQFLKETLEMVGFRDVIFVDCGKSAHPELRGIDTRLEQAASNIIIEARK; encoded by the coding sequence ATGAACAAACTCCATTTGGGCTGCGGACCCAAAGTTTTCCCGGGCTGGATAAACTGCGACATCGCCCCGGCGGAAAAGATCCCCGCCGACCTGCGCCAGTATTATCGCCGGCTTGACCTGAGCGCCCCCCTCCCCTTCGAGAACGATTCGGCCGACCTTATCTATTCCGAGGACTTTATTGAACATTTTGAACAATCACTGGTCATGCTGATGCTGGTGGAGCAACACCGGGTCCTAAAGCCCGAAGGCACGGTCAGGATATCGACCCCCAGCCTGGCTTACTGGATGGCCCCGGAAAAAATGCGGGAGCGCGGCGGCGGCATCGTTTCTTACCATGATTTCTTCAAATTGGTCCAGACCCATTGGCTGCAATTCCGGCACAAATTGCTTTTTACCCCCCAATTCCTGAAAGAAACGCTGGAAATGGTCGGCTTCCGCGACGTTATTTTCGTCGATTGCGGAAAAAGCGCCCATCCGGAGTTGAGAGGGATAGATACCCGCCTGGAACAAGCGGCCTCGAACATCATTATTGAAGCCCGGAAATAA
- the hisA gene encoding 1-(5-phosphoribosyl)-5-[(5-phosphoribosylamino)methylideneamino]imidazole-4-carboxamide isomerase codes for MSFEVIPAIDILGGKVVRLKQGRYDAAVVYSDNPVEFAQKWAAAGAKRIHVVDLDGARSGTPENVEVIKSIIKETSVPIQVGGGIRNHAVIADLIKYGVDRVILGTTAIKNPNLLTNVCEKYGEKIAVAIDAKGEVAAGEGWMYVTKKNIFTFAKEATTLGVKRFIYTDISRDGMLAGPNFAGIEKFAAEIKVPVIASGGVTTKEDIDRLRAIGVEGCIVGKALYDGKLKAEELFQE; via the coding sequence ATGAGCTTTGAAGTCATTCCCGCGATCGATATCCTCGGCGGCAAGGTCGTCCGGCTCAAGCAGGGCCGGTACGACGCCGCGGTCGTTTACTCCGACAACCCGGTCGAGTTCGCCCAGAAATGGGCGGCCGCCGGGGCCAAACGGATCCACGTGGTGGACCTGGACGGCGCCCGCTCCGGCACCCCGGAGAACGTGGAAGTCATTAAAAGCATCATCAAGGAGACCAGCGTCCCGATCCAGGTCGGCGGCGGGATCCGCAACCACGCCGTGATCGCCGACCTGATCAAGTACGGCGTCGACCGGGTCATCCTCGGCACGACCGCCATCAAGAACCCCAACCTCCTGACCAATGTCTGCGAAAAATACGGCGAGAAGATCGCCGTGGCGATCGACGCCAAGGGCGAAGTCGCCGCCGGCGAAGGGTGGATGTACGTCACCAAGAAGAACATCTTCACTTTTGCCAAAGAGGCCACCACCCTCGGGGTTAAACGCTTTATCTACACCGACATCAGCCGCGACGGGATGCTGGCGGGGCCGAACTTCGCCGGCATCGAAAAGTTCGCCGCCGAGATCAAAGTGCCGGTCATCGCCTCGGGCGGCGTCACCACCAAAGAGGACATCGACCGGCTGCGGGCGATCGGCGTCGAGGGGTGCATCGTCGGCAAGGCGCTCTACGACGGGAAACTGAAGGCGGAAGAACTCTTCCAGGAATGA